In Bombus fervidus isolate BK054 chromosome 13, iyBomFerv1, whole genome shotgun sequence, a single genomic region encodes these proteins:
- the LOC139993409 gene encoding uncharacterized protein: MAPRKPTKHSEAEVVERSAEADDVSPPKKKKTVAKAASKSDEEKQIRFPRAAKSTKTEQTEGTETATAVTRNAKTKPKASAKTASVTEKPNSKIKSTPKRNKEAAEKGDTNPVNEKVKNAEETETKKTRAKATAKKAGINVDEESKGKSKGRAKRELVNENAENLEAPATKKKKQANTEPTSKESKPKAKTTKKKVDVHDDTKNKTSNRTNNKAKATINNETENDVKTEDDKSRKVTAPRKARGRKNEPNSDDITKDDEGVKATEKFPSDSILVTFRTDTNNESETTENNELESAQTAKKGRNVKKKEAPQKKPTKMRGKAAFSEDDIDATKTVKETQKKTNKESVATTKRGRGKNADNITAEEKKILNSSETLNSSNMQNSTEDNGKKEDSEKEEAKYTKMLGSPKKLDEIHIKDEMGENNVMSTSVHEEEN; encoded by the exons ATGGCACCCCGTAAGCCTACGAAACATTCGGAGGCAGAGGTTGTAGAGAGATCTGCGGAAGCCGACGATGTGTCGCCcccgaagaagaaaaaaactgTAGCGAAGGCTGCGAGTAAAAGTGACGAGGAAAAGCAAATTAGGTTTCCGAGAGCTGCAAAATCAACTAAAACCGAGCAGACAGAAGGTACAGAAACGGCCACGGCGGTAACTAGGAACGCGAAAACAAAACCCAAGGCATCAGCTAAAACCGCCTCAGTGACTGAAAAACCAAACTCTAAAATCAAGTCTACGCCGAAGAGGAACAAAGAGGCTGCGGAAAAAGGTGATACGAATCCAGTCAACGAGAAGGTGAAAAATGCCGAGGAAACTGAAACGAAAAAGACACGCGCTAAAGCCACAGCGAAAAAGGCGGGAATCAATGTAGACGAAGAAT CTAAGGGAAAGTCAAAGGGAAGAGCCAAAAGAGAACTCGTTAATGAAAATGCTGAAAATTTAGAAGCACCagctacaaaaaagaaaaagcaagcaAATACTGAGCCAACATCAAAGGAAAGTAAACCAAAGGCaaaaacaacaaaaaagaAGGTTGATGTACATGatgatacaaaaaataaaacttctaATAGAACTAACAACAAAGCTAAAGCTACTATCAATAATGAGACTGAAAACGATGTTAAAACAGAAGATGATAAATCCAGGAAAGTAACAGCACCAAGGAAAGCAAGGGGTCGTAAAAATGAACCTAATTCAGATGATATTACAAAAGATGATGAAGGAGTGAAAGCAACAGAAAAATTTCCCTCAGACTCGATACTTGTTACCTTCAGAACAGATACTAACAATGAAAGTGAAACTACTGAAAATAATGAGCTAGAATCAGCTCAAACTGCTAAAAAAGGACGGaatgtaaagaaaaaagaagcacCACAAAAGAAACCTACTAAAATGCGTGGTAAAGCTGCTTTTAGTGAAGATGATATTGATGCAACAAAAACAGTGAAAGAAAcacaaaagaaaacaaataaagAATCAGTAGCTACTACAAAGAGAGGACGGGGGAAGAATGCGGATAATATAACTGCAgaggagaagaaaatattgaattcgTCAGAAACATTAAATAGTAGTAATATGCAGAATTCAACAGAGGATAATGGTAAAAAAGAAGATTCAGAAAAAGAAGAGGCAAAATACACCAAAATGTTGGGGTCGCCCAAAAAGCTAgatgaaatacatataaagGATGAAATGGGTGAAAATAATGTAATGAGTACATCAGTacacgaagaagaaaattaa